From a single Candidatus Chlorobium masyuteum genomic region:
- the smpB gene encoding SsrA-binding protein SmpB — MSKKQTTQHYVQAIQNRKARYEFEILDTFVTGIQLFGSEVKSVRLGKASLNDSFAIILRNEVWLENMQITPYEHNHLEMLEPKRSRKLLLHKAEILKIQAKITEKGLTLVPLKAFFSSKGLLKLEIAIAKGKKLYDKRETIKARENQRQMEQVRKQY, encoded by the coding sequence GTGTCGAAAAAACAGACCACACAACACTACGTACAGGCCATTCAGAACAGAAAGGCCCGGTATGAATTTGAAATTCTTGATACCTTCGTCACCGGTATCCAGCTCTTCGGCAGCGAGGTCAAATCGGTGCGTCTCGGCAAGGCCAGCCTGAACGACAGCTTTGCCATCATCCTTCGCAATGAGGTGTGGCTTGAAAACATGCAGATCACCCCGTATGAGCACAACCATCTGGAGATGCTCGAACCGAAACGGAGCCGGAAACTGCTTCTGCACAAGGCTGAAATTCTTAAAATACAGGCGAAAATAACGGAAAAAGGGCTCACACTGGTGCCCTTAAAAGCGTTTTTCAGCTCAAAAGGGTTGTTAAAATTAGAGATTGCCATCGCCAAAGGGAAAAAGCTCTACGACAAACGCGAAACCATCAAGGCGCGGGAGAACCAGCGGCAGATGGAGCAGGTACGAAAACAATATTAA
- the tyrS gene encoding tyrosine--tRNA ligase, whose protein sequence is MRFPTVKEQLDIITANVVELISVGELEQKLLHSLKTGVPLKVKLGADPSRPDLHLGHSVVLRKLREFQDLGHEAILIIGDFTAMIGDPSGKSKTRPQLSAKEARENGESYFEQASKILDPDKTTICYNSDWLGAMKFADIIRLSSHYTVARMLERDDFERRYRSNEPISIHEFLYPLAQGMDSVHLKNDIELGGTDQKFNLLVGRDLQREYGIPPQVCITMELLVGSDGKEKMSKSLGNAICFNDPPSEMYGKVLSIPDPLIETWCRLLVPQTERAATSSILEQRETDPRSAKRALARAIVASYYSRSAAADAETHFDQLFVHKKAPDHIELFLFEEQSLPLIDLLVTLGAAPSKSEARRMIQQNSVLVDDRKISEIHEKIDLDSEPKIIKAGKRRFFKVAAKKTF, encoded by the coding sequence ATGCGTTTTCCAACCGTAAAGGAACAGCTTGATATCATTACCGCCAATGTTGTGGAACTCATCAGCGTTGGAGAGCTTGAACAGAAGCTTCTGCACAGCCTGAAAACCGGCGTGCCGCTCAAAGTGAAGCTTGGTGCTGACCCGTCAAGACCGGATCTGCATCTCGGCCACTCGGTCGTACTGCGAAAACTCAGGGAGTTTCAGGATCTCGGCCATGAAGCAATCCTCATCATCGGCGACTTTACCGCCATGATCGGCGACCCGTCAGGGAAAAGCAAAACACGACCCCAGCTCTCTGCAAAAGAGGCAAGAGAGAACGGTGAGAGCTATTTCGAACAGGCATCAAAAATCCTCGACCCCGACAAAACAACCATCTGCTATAACTCCGACTGGCTCGGTGCAATGAAATTTGCCGACATCATCCGTCTTTCAAGCCACTACACCGTAGCCAGAATGCTTGAACGCGATGACTTTGAACGGCGCTACCGCTCAAATGAACCCATCTCGATTCATGAATTTCTCTACCCTCTGGCACAGGGGATGGACTCGGTACATCTGAAAAACGATATTGAGCTCGGCGGCACCGACCAGAAATTCAACCTGCTTGTCGGCAGGGATCTGCAGCGGGAGTACGGCATCCCGCCGCAGGTCTGCATTACCATGGAGCTGCTTGTGGGCAGTGACGGAAAGGAGAAGATGTCGAAATCACTCGGCAATGCCATCTGTTTCAATGACCCGCCATCGGAGATGTACGGCAAGGTACTCTCGATTCCCGACCCGCTGATCGAGACCTGGTGCCGGCTTCTGGTACCGCAAACTGAGCGTGCAGCCACATCATCTATTCTTGAACAGCGGGAAACGGACCCGAGAAGTGCCAAAAGGGCTCTTGCAAGAGCGATCGTAGCCTCCTACTACTCACGCTCAGCCGCTGCAGATGCCGAAACACACTTCGATCAGCTTTTTGTGCATAAAAAAGCACCTGATCACATTGAACTCTTTCTGTTTGAAGAACAATCACTGCCGCTGATCGACCTGCTGGTCACCCTTGGTGCCGCACCCTCAAAAAGCGAAGCCCGCAGGATGATACAGCAGAACTCCGTTCTGGTCGATGACCGGAAAATTTCGGAAATCCATGAGAAGATTGATCTCGACAGCGAACCGAAAATCATCAAGGCCGGAAAAAGAAGGTTTTTTAAAGTCGCCGCAAAAAAAACATTTTGA
- a CDS encoding pyruvoyl-dependent arginine decarboxylase: MSFVPTKVFFTKGVGRHKEYLSSFELALREAKIEKCNLVTVSSIFPPKCERISVEEGLKELSPGQITFAVMARNSTNEYNRLIAASVGVAIPADDTQYGYLSEHHPFGESAEQSGEYAEDLAATMLATTLGIEFDPNKDWDEREGIYKMSGKIINSYNITQSAEGENGMWTTVISCAVLLP, translated from the coding sequence TTGTCATTTGTCCCGACAAAAGTATTCTTCACCAAAGGTGTGGGTAGACACAAGGAGTATCTCTCATCTTTCGAGCTTGCTTTGAGAGAAGCCAAAATTGAGAAATGCAATCTGGTCACCGTATCAAGTATTTTTCCGCCGAAATGTGAGCGCATCAGCGTTGAAGAGGGTTTGAAGGAGCTCTCTCCAGGCCAGATCACCTTTGCCGTCATGGCTCGCAACTCAACCAATGAGTACAACCGCCTTATTGCCGCTTCGGTCGGTGTGGCTATTCCGGCAGACGATACCCAGTACGGCTACCTCTCTGAACACCATCCTTTCGGAGAATCTGCCGAACAGTCCGGAGAATATGCTGAAGATCTGGCAGCAACCATGCTGGCCACAACCCTCGGAATCGAGTTTGATCCGAACAAGGATTGGGATGAACGCGAGGGTATCTACAAGATGAGCGGCAAGATCATCAACTCCTACAATATCACGCAGTCGGCAGAGGGTGAAAACGGGATGTGGACAACAGTCATCTCCTGCGCCGTTCTCCTTCCGTAA
- a CDS encoding DedA family protein: MDFFTPFQNIHTLEELIIWGGYLLLFTIIFAETGLFAGFFLPGDSLLITAGLIAATGSLDIYRTLATLVCGAILGDATGYFIGRQLSRTIFNKEESRFFHREHLEKTERFYKKHGAKTIFLARFVPVIRSFAASLAGVAGMAFPVFLFFSVSGAVAWVLCFTLIGYFIASLFPDIVQYLHTIILAGIILIAASALKSLKPKKKQR, encoded by the coding sequence ATGGACTTCTTCACACCGTTCCAGAATATACATACACTTGAGGAGCTGATTATCTGGGGAGGATACCTGCTGCTCTTTACTATTATTTTTGCCGAAACCGGACTCTTTGCCGGCTTTTTTCTTCCCGGTGACTCCCTGCTCATAACCGCCGGCCTCATCGCCGCTACCGGAAGCCTCGACATCTATCGCACACTTGCGACCCTGGTATGCGGCGCAATTCTTGGCGATGCAACCGGCTATTTTATAGGACGACAACTCAGCAGAACAATTTTCAATAAAGAGGAGTCCCGCTTCTTTCATAGGGAACACCTTGAAAAAACCGAGCGCTTCTATAAAAAACACGGTGCAAAAACCATCTTTCTCGCCCGTTTTGTTCCGGTTATCCGCAGCTTTGCTGCATCCCTTGCAGGAGTGGCCGGCATGGCCTTCCCTGTTTTCCTTTTTTTCAGTGTTTCCGGTGCTGTTGCGTGGGTACTCTGCTTTACCCTGATCGGCTACTTTATTGCCAGCCTCTTTCCTGATATTGTCCAGTACCTGCATACCATCATTCTTGCAGGAATTATCCTGATTGCCGCCAGCGCGCTGAAAAGCCTGAAACCGAAAAAAAAGCAACGCTAA
- the nadB gene encoding L-aspartate oxidase, translating into MTESIKTDVLVIGSGIGGLYFAIHMADHASVTIITKKESFTSNTNWAQGGIAATIDTNDSPELHIADTLGAGAGLCNREMVSLMVREGPRHIQRLIELGVNFTTSDHEHLHLGKEGGHSRSRIVHAQDLTGRAVETALIDRVNNHPNITLLEHHFAIELLTEHHLGIKTNDISCYGAYVLDTKQRKPKKILSKITMVASGGLGHVYPYTTNPDIATGDGVAMGYRAGAEVANMEFIQFHPTSLYHPKANSYLISEAVRGFGGILKLKNGQEFMHKYDKRQNLAPRDIVARAIDSEIKKSGEECVFLDVTHIDPEKTKEHFPNIYETCLSFGIDMTREMIPVVPAAHYSCGGIRTDSKGRTTLNRLYACGESSCTGVHGANRLASNSLLEALVFAWEASIDIREQLQQLENSVEFPDWDDTGTVNPEEWILVSHNKREAQQVMNDYVGIVRSDLRLARAKRRMDFLKDETEAYYKKTKITTQILELRNIIKVSNLIIEGAIKRRESRGLHYTTDYPGKDDKHFLIDTVLRSF; encoded by the coding sequence ATGACTGAATCGATAAAAACTGATGTTCTGGTTATCGGCAGCGGTATAGGCGGCCTCTACTTTGCCATTCACATGGCCGATCACGCCAGTGTGACGATCATTACTAAAAAAGAGAGTTTCACGTCAAATACCAACTGGGCGCAGGGAGGAATTGCCGCCACTATCGATACCAACGACAGCCCGGAACTGCATATTGCCGATACACTCGGTGCCGGAGCCGGACTTTGCAATCGCGAGATGGTCTCCCTCATGGTCAGGGAAGGGCCACGGCACATTCAGCGCCTGATAGAACTCGGTGTCAACTTTACAACATCAGACCATGAGCACCTCCACCTCGGCAAGGAGGGGGGGCATTCAAGAAGCCGGATCGTCCATGCGCAGGATCTTACCGGACGGGCAGTTGAAACCGCGCTCATTGACAGGGTCAACAACCATCCCAATATCACCCTGCTTGAACACCATTTTGCCATCGAACTGCTTACCGAGCATCATCTCGGCATCAAAACCAACGACATCTCCTGCTACGGGGCCTATGTGCTTGATACAAAACAGAGGAAGCCGAAAAAAATTCTTTCGAAAATCACCATGGTGGCGTCCGGAGGTCTCGGCCATGTCTATCCCTACACCACCAATCCCGATATTGCCACCGGAGATGGTGTGGCCATGGGGTACCGGGCCGGAGCGGAAGTTGCCAATATGGAGTTCATCCAGTTTCATCCAACCTCTCTCTACCATCCGAAGGCAAACTCATACCTGATTTCCGAAGCGGTCCGTGGATTCGGAGGGATCCTGAAACTGAAGAACGGCCAGGAGTTCATGCACAAGTATGACAAGCGACAGAACCTTGCACCCCGCGACATTGTGGCAAGAGCCATCGACTCGGAGATCAAAAAAAGCGGAGAGGAGTGCGTCTTTCTTGATGTGACGCATATCGATCCGGAAAAAACCAAAGAGCATTTCCCCAATATTTACGAAACCTGTCTCAGTTTCGGCATCGATATGACACGGGAGATGATCCCGGTCGTTCCTGCCGCACACTACTCATGCGGAGGGATCAGAACGGACAGCAAAGGCCGAACCACCCTCAACCGGCTCTATGCCTGCGGAGAGAGCAGCTGCACGGGGGTTCACGGAGCAAACCGGCTCGCAAGCAACTCCCTGCTCGAAGCGCTCGTCTTCGCATGGGAAGCAAGTATTGATATCCGCGAACAACTCCAGCAGCTGGAGAACAGTGTCGAATTTCCCGACTGGGACGATACCGGGACCGTAAACCCCGAAGAGTGGATCCTTGTTTCACACAACAAGCGCGAAGCCCAGCAGGTGATGAATGACTATGTCGGTATTGTACGCAGTGACCTTCGGCTTGCCAGAGCAAAAAGGAGAATGGATTTCCTTAAGGATGAAACTGAAGCTTACTATAAAAAGACAAAGATCACCACACAGATTCTGGAACTGAGAAACATCATCAAGGTCTCAAACCTTATCATTGAAGGGGCCATAAAGCGCCGTGAATCAAGAGGACTGCACTACACAACCGACTACCCCGGCAAGGACGACAAACACTTCCTCATCGACACCGTGCTGCGCTCTTTCTGA
- a CDS encoding NAD+ synthase — MKVQDLHLNYHIVEEMLKAFLSNEIRKFGFRSVVLGLSGGIDSAVVCELAVRALGRENVLALMMPYRSSSPESLEHAELMIRRLGIRSEEVSITPVVDALFSSVPETELLRRGNIMARTRMVFLYDVSARDGRLVAGTSNKTELLLGYGTMFGDMASAINPLGDLYKTQVRGLARHLGIPEPLIEKAPSADLWEGQSDEDDLGFSYEEVDLLLYKMLEKRMDKAAILTEGVDEPFYDRVRKMVVRNQYKRMMPVIAKISGRTPGIDFRYARDWQEVK, encoded by the coding sequence ATGAAGGTTCAGGATCTCCATCTAAACTACCATATAGTCGAGGAGATGCTCAAGGCTTTTCTTTCCAACGAGATCCGCAAATTCGGGTTCCGTTCGGTTGTTCTCGGTCTGTCCGGCGGTATTGATTCGGCGGTTGTCTGTGAGCTTGCTGTTCGCGCCCTTGGTCGGGAAAACGTTCTGGCGCTCATGATGCCCTACCGGTCAAGCAGTCCGGAGAGCCTTGAGCATGCTGAGCTCATGATCCGGAGGCTCGGTATCCGTTCGGAAGAGGTTTCCATTACGCCGGTTGTCGATGCACTGTTTTCCTCCGTGCCGGAGACCGAGCTTTTGCGGCGAGGTAATATCATGGCCCGGACCCGTATGGTTTTTCTCTATGATGTATCGGCCAGAGACGGACGGCTTGTTGCCGGTACAAGCAATAAAACCGAGCTGCTCCTCGGTTACGGAACCATGTTCGGAGACATGGCTTCAGCGATCAATCCTCTTGGTGATCTCTATAAAACCCAGGTCAGAGGACTCGCACGCCACCTTGGTATTCCTGAACCGCTTATTGAAAAAGCCCCATCCGCCGACCTCTGGGAAGGGCAGAGTGATGAGGATGATCTTGGTTTCAGCTACGAGGAGGTTGATCTCCTGCTCTACAAGATGCTTGAAAAGAGAATGGATAAAGCGGCTATTCTCACAGAAGGGGTGGATGAACCGTTTTATGATCGTGTGAGAAAGATGGTTGTACGGAACCAGTACAAGCGGATGATGCCGGTTATCGCCAAGATTTCCGGTCGCACTCCAGGTATTGATTTTCGCTATGCAAGGGATTGGCAGGAGGTGAAGTAG
- a CDS encoding peptidoglycan DD-metalloendopeptidase family protein translates to MSFMVSRAFFYSLLRRGACAFLLLLFSFPVMMSTASIAAPPVNSEIARIMAERSSVERTLRELKGQLKEYQFKLSSTRKQESLSLKSLENIRRQILVLEKMITENQNYLDRLNRDINRLQVELQGNRQIYGRVSDDFRRTAVSVYKYGGRRDVERLFASGSVNDAIVRAQYMGFFTRAVRRNVDDLQQAAVTLESNRVALEQTYRQKAAVVKEQENQLKTWARSKQEKEVVLVKLKQNKQEYAAQLEVVRKKRQQLQSRIESLIMAEQRAVEAENERRRKIIEARRLEARRLEARRVELNRLEADRQTLRRLQAERMAAKKRKGVAPPPLSEQPAVFIKDKKRPETPLPPVQERQSVPAQPEIASDVDRVSADFDNAAGSLPWPVRNGVVSQRFGSVQDRDLKIVTTNNGIDISVPSSTQVRAVSGGRVAQIAFLPTFGNIVIIRHSKSYLTVYANLGQLSVAKDDLIKSQQMVGLSGRMPEGGSVVHFEIWKGRVKQNPEKWLRR, encoded by the coding sequence ATGAGTTTTATGGTTAGTCGCGCTTTTTTTTACAGCCTGTTACGAAGGGGGGCATGCGCTTTTCTGCTCCTCCTGTTCTCTTTTCCCGTCATGATGTCAACTGCTTCGATTGCGGCACCTCCGGTAAACAGTGAGATCGCAAGGATCATGGCCGAGCGCTCATCGGTTGAACGGACTCTCAGAGAGCTTAAAGGACAGTTGAAAGAGTACCAGTTCAAACTGAGTTCAACCAGAAAGCAGGAGTCCCTCTCACTCAAGTCACTGGAGAATATCCGTCGCCAGATTCTTGTGCTTGAAAAAATGATCACTGAAAATCAGAACTATCTTGACCGTCTTAACCGGGATATCAATCGACTCCAGGTCGAACTTCAGGGTAATCGCCAGATATATGGCAGGGTATCTGACGATTTCAGAAGAACAGCTGTTTCTGTTTACAAGTATGGGGGGCGCCGGGATGTTGAGCGTCTTTTTGCCTCGGGTTCGGTCAATGACGCAATCGTCCGGGCACAATACATGGGTTTTTTTACCCGCGCGGTACGCCGTAATGTTGACGATCTGCAGCAGGCAGCCGTTACGCTCGAAAGTAACCGGGTTGCACTTGAGCAGACCTACCGCCAGAAAGCAGCAGTGGTAAAAGAGCAGGAGAACCAGCTGAAAACCTGGGCCAGAAGCAAACAGGAGAAAGAGGTTGTACTGGTCAAGCTGAAGCAGAACAAGCAGGAGTATGCAGCCCAGCTCGAAGTTGTCCGTAAAAAACGTCAGCAGCTGCAGTCAAGGATTGAGTCGCTGATTATGGCTGAACAGCGGGCTGTGGAGGCTGAAAATGAGCGGAGGCGGAAGATCATTGAGGCGAGGCGTCTTGAAGCAAGGCGTCTTGAGGCACGCAGGGTGGAGCTGAACCGGCTTGAAGCTGACCGTCAGACGCTCAGGCGGCTTCAGGCGGAACGGATGGCAGCAAAGAAGCGTAAAGGTGTTGCTCCTCCTCCACTGTCGGAGCAGCCCGCAGTCTTCATAAAGGATAAAAAAAGGCCGGAGACTCCGCTTCCTCCGGTTCAGGAAAGGCAGAGTGTTCCCGCTCAGCCCGAGATCGCTTCTGATGTTGACCGTGTTTCGGCGGATTTCGACAATGCAGCAGGTTCTCTGCCCTGGCCTGTGCGCAATGGTGTGGTATCCCAGAGATTCGGATCGGTTCAGGACAGGGATCTGAAAATTGTTACCACGAATAACGGCATTGATATTTCCGTACCGTCGAGTACCCAGGTCAGGGCGGTCTCCGGCGGCAGGGTCGCCCAGATTGCCTTTCTGCCCACATTCGGCAACATTGTTATTATCCGTCATTCAAAATCCTATCTTACCGTCTATGCCAATCTCGGTCAGCTGAGTGTGGCCAAGGACGATCTGATAAAATCGCAGCAGATGGTCGGGCTTTCCGGAAGGATGCCGGAGGGCGGTTCTGTGGTGCATTTTGAGATCTGGAAGGGTCGTGTCAAGCAGAATCCGGAAAAATGGCTCAGACGCTGA
- the murA gene encoding UDP-N-acetylglucosamine 1-carboxyvinyltransferase translates to MDKLVIRGGRRISGSVSASGSKNSSLPIIASTLLSGNGTFILHHIPDLQDIKTFTQLLHHLGAETSFSGNTLNVTTGNVTSILAPYELVKKMRASIYVLGPLLARFGHARVSLPGGCAFGPRPIDLHLMAMEKLGARITIETGFIDATAPGGKLHGAHIDFPISSVGATGNALMAASLAEGSTTISNAAAEPEIVTLCHFLTAMGATIRGTGTTELEIEGSQSLNAAEFQNAFDRIEAGTLLAAAAITGGEITVNDVEPEQLKSVLKKFVHAGCTVETTENSVTLKSSGILIPTDITAKPYPAFPTDMQAQWIALMTQAEGTSHITDKIYHERFNHIPELNRLGANIEIRKNQAVVHGPRTLSGTKVMSTDLRASASLVLAGLVAKGTTEVLRVYHLDRGYEKIEVKLKSLGADISRESYKEF, encoded by the coding sequence ATGGACAAGCTTGTCATAAGAGGGGGCCGCCGGATCAGCGGCAGCGTATCTGCCTCGGGTTCAAAAAACAGCTCCCTGCCGATCATTGCATCAACACTGCTAAGCGGCAACGGGACATTTATTCTGCACCATATCCCCGATCTTCAGGATATCAAAACCTTTACGCAGCTCCTGCATCACCTTGGTGCTGAAACCTCTTTTTCCGGCAACACCCTGAACGTTACGACCGGAAACGTGACCAGTATCCTGGCGCCCTACGAACTGGTAAAAAAAATGAGAGCTTCGATCTATGTGCTCGGCCCGCTGCTTGCACGGTTCGGCCACGCAAGGGTATCCCTTCCGGGCGGATGCGCCTTCGGTCCCCGGCCTATCGACCTGCATCTGATGGCAATGGAAAAACTCGGCGCCCGTATCACCATAGAGACCGGCTTCATTGATGCCACTGCCCCTGGCGGAAAGCTGCACGGAGCCCATATTGATTTCCCTATCTCCTCGGTTGGAGCAACAGGCAATGCACTGATGGCAGCATCACTTGCCGAAGGGAGTACAACGATCAGCAATGCCGCTGCTGAACCGGAAATTGTGACGCTCTGCCATTTCCTCACGGCCATGGGAGCAACCATCAGGGGAACCGGAACAACCGAGCTTGAAATTGAGGGAAGCCAGTCACTTAATGCCGCAGAATTTCAGAATGCATTTGACCGGATTGAAGCAGGAACGCTTCTTGCTGCTGCGGCAATAACCGGAGGAGAGATCACGGTCAACGATGTTGAGCCGGAGCAGCTCAAATCGGTACTTAAAAAATTTGTCCACGCAGGCTGCACCGTTGAAACAACCGAGAACAGTGTCACCCTGAAAAGCAGCGGGATACTTATACCAACCGATATTACAGCCAAACCCTATCCGGCTTTTCCTACCGATATGCAGGCCCAGTGGATAGCCCTGATGACACAGGCTGAAGGGACCAGCCATATTACCGACAAGATCTATCATGAACGGTTCAACCATATCCCTGAACTGAACCGGCTTGGTGCCAATATCGAGATCCGCAAAAACCAGGCGGTGGTTCACGGACCAAGAACACTCTCCGGCACCAAAGTGATGTCAACCGATCTGAGGGCATCGGCAAGTCTGGTGCTTGCAGGGCTTGTTGCCAAAGGAACAACGGAGGTGCTGAGGGTCTACCATCTCGACCGGGGATACGAAAAAATCGAAGTGAAACTGAAGAGTCTCGGAGCCGATATCAGTCGTGAGAGCTATAAAGAGTTTTGA
- a CDS encoding AEC family transporter, protein MPMFDLAFLLAPTFAMFFLGVLLRRTSVLDDRDADTLLKLVFNLTLPALLLSVLPSVELNSKLLLVALISTLIILLTLPAAMLAGKVTGMKPQTSAVLVSGSIIMNLGFVMPFVQSFYGDEGLARLFIFDIPNGLSAYTIAWAFACRSGNNPQHCLNGKLFKSPPLLALVLALTMNALSLRPEPLTAKILLTTGTLTIPLVLLALGASFSIKKANPLHLGVGIALRMLLGLSLGLWLADLFNISGVDRAVVVLCASAPAGFNTLTFASVEKLDREYAASLVAACMIASMVLIPILLTTL, encoded by the coding sequence ATGCCGATGTTTGACCTTGCGTTTCTTCTTGCTCCCACATTTGCCATGTTTTTTCTGGGAGTGCTTCTGCGCCGCACATCCGTTCTTGATGACCGGGATGCCGACACACTCCTGAAGCTGGTATTCAACCTGACACTCCCGGCGCTCCTGCTCTCCGTGCTCCCCTCGGTCGAATTGAACAGCAAACTCCTGCTTGTCGCCCTTATCTCGACATTGATAATCCTCCTTACGCTCCCGGCTGCAATGCTTGCAGGAAAAGTTACCGGAATGAAGCCGCAAACATCCGCCGTACTGGTTTCCGGATCGATCATCATGAATCTCGGTTTCGTCATGCCCTTCGTCCAGTCATTTTACGGAGATGAGGGTCTTGCCCGGCTCTTCATCTTTGATATTCCCAATGGTTTGTCGGCCTATACCATTGCATGGGCGTTTGCATGCCGCTCTGGCAACAACCCTCAGCACTGCCTGAACGGCAAACTTTTCAAATCGCCGCCGCTTCTGGCACTCGTTCTGGCGCTCACGATGAATGCACTGTCGCTGCGTCCGGAACCGCTCACCGCCAAAATTCTCCTCACAACAGGCACGCTTACCATCCCGCTTGTTCTGCTCGCTCTTGGCGCCTCTTTCAGCATAAAAAAAGCAAATCCCCTCCATCTCGGAGTTGGCATAGCGCTACGGATGCTGCTCGGCCTCTCTCTCGGGCTCTGGCTCGCCGACCTGTTCAACATCTCCGGAGTTGACCGGGCCGTTGTGGTGCTCTGCGCTTCGGCTCCTGCGGGTTTCAACACCCTGACCTTTGCCTCGGTTGAAAAACTTGACCGCGAATATGCTGCATCACTGGTAGCCGCCTGCATGATTGCATCAATGGTGCTTATTCCGATCCTGCTCACCACGCTTTAG